The Solanum lycopersicum chromosome 6, SLM_r2.1 genome has a window encoding:
- the LOC101265135 gene encoding uncharacterized protein isoform X1 translates to MPKKSNGNSDNHDRDEPEDFVIPSSSAESQDADETDEESDDVQNVHKEYVSDTDKEDEEEEEEEKVESSKVGNTNSRGREEDLEVQKKVYRRKGKKIVDGCGLSESENLKIYTRKKKMIEKEKEVEEKERNVGAKIATSKNNYSEKNMNAKKEDKVNEGKTAKNNGDSSRGGKNEKRNNKDERREVEGETKLAKKGKSNGGSSHGSVIKKEENKKKKRTDERERERERERERERQSAKKAKINGDSSQLKKEEKNMKKTQNKKEGDEEAEENLVKKSNSNGVASPAKKEKMKREKEKKGKTNNGKVKDEAISNGTTKKNEEKKLKAKRKREDDEEEEDEKSESALYQFPHNRVHRIIKNENTEIRMLHEATFLVNKATEKFLEIFCREAYSCSFLDRKSYVGYNHLSSVVSKRPRFDFLSDFIPQKVRAEDALAEIPKSAET, encoded by the exons ATGCCGAAGAAGAGTAACGGAAATTCTGACAACCACGACAGAGATGAGCCGGAGGATTTCGTCATACCATCTTCCAGTGCCGAATCACAAGATGCCGATGAAACCGACGAAGAAAGCGACGACGTACAGAATGTTCACAAGGAGTATGTAAGCGATACGGACAAAGAAGAcgaagaagaggaggaggaagaaAAAGTCGAGAGCAGCAAAGTCGGTAATACTAATAGCCGGGGAAGGGAGGAGGATTTGGAAGTACAGAAGAAGGTTTATAGAAGAAAGGGGAAGAAAATAGTGGATGGTTGTGGGCTGAGCGAGAGTGAAAACTTGAAAATATATACgagaaagaagaagatgatagaaaaagaaaaggaggtTGAAGAAAAGGAGCGAAATGTTGGTGCAAAAATAGCTACAAGCAAAAACAATTACAGTGAGAAAAATATGAATGCAAAGAAGGAAGATAAAGTGAATGAAGGTAAAACGGCAAAGAACAATGGAGATTCTAGTCGTGGAGGCAAAAATGAAAAGAGGAACAACAAGGATGAGAGGAGGGAAGTAGAAGGAGAAACAAAACTAGCAAAAAAGGGAAAGAGCAATGGAGGTTCTAGTCATGGAAGTGTAATTAAGAAGGAagagaacaagaagaagaaaaggacagatgaaagagaaagagaaagagaaagagaaagagaaagagaaagacaatcAGCAAAGAAGGCCAAGATCAATGGTGATTCGAGTCAgttgaaaaaagaagagaaaaatatgaagaagacaCAAAATAAGAAGGAAGGAGATGAAGAGGCTGAAGAAAATCTAGTGAAAAAATCAAATAGTAATGGAGTTGCAAGTCCTGCTAAAAAGGAGAAGATGAAAAGGGAGAAGGAAAAGAAGGGTAAAACAAACAATGGCAAGGTAAAAGATGAAGCAATTAGCAACGGTACCACCAAAAAGAATGAGGAGAAGAAATTGAAGGCGAAGAGGAAAAGGGAGGATGATGAAGAGGAGGAAGATGAGAAGAGTGAGAGTGCGCTTTACCAATTTCCCCACAATCGAGTTCATCggataataaaaaatgaaaatactgAGATTAGGATGTTACACGAAGCAACCTTTCTTGTTAACAAAGCTACG GagaaatttcttgaaatatttTGCAGGGAGGCTTATTCTTGTTCTTTTCTGGATCGCAAAAGTTATGTTGGATACAACCATCTGT
- the LOC101265135 gene encoding uncharacterized protein isoform X3 → MPKKSNGNSDNHDRDEPEDFVIPSSSAESQDADETDEESDDVQNVHKEYVSDTDKEDEEEEEEEKVESSKVGNTNSRGREEDLEVQKKVYRRKGKKIVDGCGLSESENLKIYTRKKKMIEKEKEVEEKERNVGAKIATSKNNYSEKNMNAKKEDKVNEGKTAKNNGDSSRGGKNEKRNNKDERREVEGETKLAKKGKSNGGSSHGSVIKKEENKKKKRTDERERERERERERERQSAKKAKINGDSSQLKKEEKNMKKTQNKKEGDEEAEENLVKKSNSNGVASPAKKEKMKREKEKKGKTNNGKVKDEAISNGTTKKNEEKKLKAKRKREDDEEEEDEKSESALYQFPHNRVHRIIKNENTEIRMLHEATFLVNKAT, encoded by the exons ATGCCGAAGAAGAGTAACGGAAATTCTGACAACCACGACAGAGATGAGCCGGAGGATTTCGTCATACCATCTTCCAGTGCCGAATCACAAGATGCCGATGAAACCGACGAAGAAAGCGACGACGTACAGAATGTTCACAAGGAGTATGTAAGCGATACGGACAAAGAAGAcgaagaagaggaggaggaagaaAAAGTCGAGAGCAGCAAAGTCGGTAATACTAATAGCCGGGGAAGGGAGGAGGATTTGGAAGTACAGAAGAAGGTTTATAGAAGAAAGGGGAAGAAAATAGTGGATGGTTGTGGGCTGAGCGAGAGTGAAAACTTGAAAATATATACgagaaagaagaagatgatagaaaaagaaaaggaggtTGAAGAAAAGGAGCGAAATGTTGGTGCAAAAATAGCTACAAGCAAAAACAATTACAGTGAGAAAAATATGAATGCAAAGAAGGAAGATAAAGTGAATGAAGGTAAAACGGCAAAGAACAATGGAGATTCTAGTCGTGGAGGCAAAAATGAAAAGAGGAACAACAAGGATGAGAGGAGGGAAGTAGAAGGAGAAACAAAACTAGCAAAAAAGGGAAAGAGCAATGGAGGTTCTAGTCATGGAAGTGTAATTAAGAAGGAagagaacaagaagaagaaaaggacagatgaaagagaaagagaaagagaaagagaaagagaaagagaaagacaatcAGCAAAGAAGGCCAAGATCAATGGTGATTCGAGTCAgttgaaaaaagaagagaaaaatatgaagaagacaCAAAATAAGAAGGAAGGAGATGAAGAGGCTGAAGAAAATCTAGTGAAAAAATCAAATAGTAATGGAGTTGCAAGTCCTGCTAAAAAGGAGAAGATGAAAAGGGAGAAGGAAAAGAAGGGTAAAACAAACAATGGCAAGGTAAAAGATGAAGCAATTAGCAACGGTACCACCAAAAAGAATGAGGAGAAGAAATTGAAGGCGAAGAGGAAAAGGGAGGATGATGAAGAGGAGGAAGATGAGAAGAGTGAGAGTGCGCTTTACCAATTTCCCCACAATCGAGTTCATCggataataaaaaatgaaaatactgAGATTAGGATGTTACACGAAGCAACCTTTCTTGTTAACAAAGCTACG tga
- the LOC101265135 gene encoding uncharacterized protein isoform X2, producing the protein MPKKSNGNSDNHDRDEPEDFVIPSSSAESQDADETDEESDDVQNVHKEYVSDTDKEDEEEEEEEKVESSKVGNTNSRGREEDLEVQKKVYRRKGKKIVDGCGLSESENLKIYTRKKKMIEKEKEVEEKERNVGAKIATSKNNYSEKNMNAKKEDKVNEGKTAKNNGDSSRGGKNEKRNNKDERREVEGETKLAKKGKSNGGSSHGSVIKKEENKKKKRTDERERERERERERERQSAKKAKINGDSSQLKKEEKNMKKTQNKKEGDEEAEENLVKKSNSNGVASPAKKEKMKREKEKKGKTNNGKVKDEAISNGTTKKNEEKKLKAKRKREDDEEEEDEKSESALYQFPHNRVHRIIKNENTEIRMLHEATFLVNKATLQLFPNDPDLTFCQILFPRK; encoded by the coding sequence ATGCCGAAGAAGAGTAACGGAAATTCTGACAACCACGACAGAGATGAGCCGGAGGATTTCGTCATACCATCTTCCAGTGCCGAATCACAAGATGCCGATGAAACCGACGAAGAAAGCGACGACGTACAGAATGTTCACAAGGAGTATGTAAGCGATACGGACAAAGAAGAcgaagaagaggaggaggaagaaAAAGTCGAGAGCAGCAAAGTCGGTAATACTAATAGCCGGGGAAGGGAGGAGGATTTGGAAGTACAGAAGAAGGTTTATAGAAGAAAGGGGAAGAAAATAGTGGATGGTTGTGGGCTGAGCGAGAGTGAAAACTTGAAAATATATACgagaaagaagaagatgatagaaaaagaaaaggaggtTGAAGAAAAGGAGCGAAATGTTGGTGCAAAAATAGCTACAAGCAAAAACAATTACAGTGAGAAAAATATGAATGCAAAGAAGGAAGATAAAGTGAATGAAGGTAAAACGGCAAAGAACAATGGAGATTCTAGTCGTGGAGGCAAAAATGAAAAGAGGAACAACAAGGATGAGAGGAGGGAAGTAGAAGGAGAAACAAAACTAGCAAAAAAGGGAAAGAGCAATGGAGGTTCTAGTCATGGAAGTGTAATTAAGAAGGAagagaacaagaagaagaaaaggacagatgaaagagaaagagaaagagaaagagaaagagaaagagaaagacaatcAGCAAAGAAGGCCAAGATCAATGGTGATTCGAGTCAgttgaaaaaagaagagaaaaatatgaagaagacaCAAAATAAGAAGGAAGGAGATGAAGAGGCTGAAGAAAATCTAGTGAAAAAATCAAATAGTAATGGAGTTGCAAGTCCTGCTAAAAAGGAGAAGATGAAAAGGGAGAAGGAAAAGAAGGGTAAAACAAACAATGGCAAGGTAAAAGATGAAGCAATTAGCAACGGTACCACCAAAAAGAATGAGGAGAAGAAATTGAAGGCGAAGAGGAAAAGGGAGGATGATGAAGAGGAGGAAGATGAGAAGAGTGAGAGTGCGCTTTACCAATTTCCCCACAATCGAGTTCATCggataataaaaaatgaaaatactgAGATTAGGATGTTACACGAAGCAACCTTTCTTGTTAACAAAGCTACG